The window GGTGAAACGTAGGGCGGGTGCTGGTTTTTTCGTAAGAAGTTCCAGACTCCGAGCTAGTGTATTTTTCCTTTATTTCCTGCAATTGCTAAGGAGTCGCTCATGACAGCGTTTGGCACTCCATGTAAAGAAGATTGTGTGATTATGTCGTAGTTGCCGCCTGTAGGATGTAGCACACGACTTCTATTTCTGAAACTAGCACAGTCTCAAGCGCCTTATCATCCATAGTTGTAGAAAGTTGTACTGGAGTGCCTCTGCACCCTTCTGCTGCGGAATTCATATGTAATAGTATCTGTGACCAACCCTCTTTTGCTTGATCGATACAAGTGACCCATGCATGGCTTGATGGTCACATAGAATTGTCAGGTGGAGTTGGCACCACCACCCTGAGATCCTCCTCATCCGTCTTGAGAAGGATGACGATGATGAGAATAATACGTAGCCGGCTAATGATCGTGAGAACTAAGAAGGACGGTGATCGCACCGGCAAAAGGCCAAAGAATGAAATGGCACCAGGGAAAATTTCGTTTATGCCTGTCAGCTGAGTTGGTATTCTGTACGTCGCCCATGAGCAAGGTGGCATTGTTGTTGTTGCTCACCCCGCTACCAGCGACCCAGTTCAGCTCTTGGGGATGCATTGAGCTCCTCACCGCCTTTGGAGACATACATGGTGGATAAGGAGGAGCTCGTCGAGCATGACACAATGCGGTCTATGGTGCGACGACAGACGAAGCCAGGCGGGCACTTTGCAGTATGCATCACCATCATCAAGAATCATCATTATTATCGCCGTCTGGCGTCATCTTGGTCATCATCCAATGAAGAGGAATCCATGAGCTCGGCATAGAAGTACCCCTTGTTTGAATCCATCACATTTGCTTCAAAGTAAACAACGAAAACATAAACAAATGTGTTATGACTTCCACCAAACACTTGTCGTCCAAGGCGCACGCCATGGATGACATCGCTAGGGGCAAATGGTACCTGGGCGACATGCGGACTCGGGGGGATGCGGCGGCAACACTGACGGTAAGGCAGCTGGGTGGAGCGGCAAAGGTCCGGCAAGGCTTAGGCGGTGTCTGGGGTTGAGGCAGTAGTTGCGGGCTCTGAGAGCGGAGAGAGAGTGCAAAGGAGGGACTGAGTGTGAAAAACCCAGGCTTCGGGCGGATTGATTGAGTCCGGACTTTCCTAGACCTTTTCTGATTTGGGATCCCACTGCATGATTTCGACCGTTCAAACTGGTTCAGTCAAATTTAAAATGCTGAGTTGGAGATGTAAAAAGTGTTTGAAGCAGCAAATCCAAATATAGATTTGAGCGTTTGCATTGGAGATGCACTTAAAAAATATACAATCCAAACGCATCTAGTTTGGATTTGTATTCCTAATTGGAACCCGGGTTCGGCGGGTTGCTTTTAACCAGCTTGGGGTTTTTCCGTCTCCGGATGGTAGTCATCATCTACCTACACGCCTCCATAGCACTCGTATATGGAGGTAGGTCGTCCCGCATGCCAATTAGCGTCGCTAGACGGTCGCCCCTAGCACCGCCACACCCCAATCTCTGACGCGTTGCTCCCATCTGACCATCTGAAACTCGTCTCCAACCCTAACCCCGGTCCCTCCCCCTCAGACCGCAAATGATTTTTTTTTCCGGGTGGACCGCGAATGATCTTCCCGCCACGACCATGACGAGGACCGCCACACCATCCACGACTGCGGCGAGGACCGCCACCGATGCGACAACCATGTACGTGAGTCGCTGCCACCGCTGTCGTCATAGAAATGGAAGGCCCACGACCGCGACGAGTGCGTCCAGGAAGGAAGGAAGCGACCTAAGGCCTTAGTGTAGCCACCTTTGAGGAACGATGAAAGGCCAAGGACTACGGACAATGCTTAATGTAAGTATCTTGTATTGTTTTTTTTTACCAAACACTTATTGTGCATGGTGCCCGCCATGGAGGACGTCGGCAAAAATATGTGGTGGCAGCGGCAGCCTTGACAAAGAGGCTGCTGGATGGAGTGACTGAGGTCGGGTAAGGCCTACGGTCTGGAGGATTGCGGTGGTAGCGGCGGACTCCGAGAGCGGAGGAGGGCAGCAGAGTACGAAAAAACACAGACTCCGGATAACGGTTTGGGTGGGTCTAGATTGTCAGAGCCCGATGTGGCAGACATCTAGGCCCCTCTAGAGGTCCTCTAATTTGTGGTCGTACTATGGGATTTTGAACGTCCAGAGCTTGACTCAATTTAGATTATGTTATTTGGAGGTCTGTAAATAGAGTCCACATCATCCCCCACGCAAACGCCCCACGCGCTAACCACCGCCGCGCCCCAATCTCCCTCCCATCCGCGGATCCGCCCGTCTGAATCCATGGATCGCAACCGCCACCGCGATGAGGACCgccaccgacgccgccgccccggcaGCGACggacatcaccaccaccaccacaagccTCGGGATTCCGTGAGGCGCCGCGATTCGGCCGACCgcgagccgctgccgccgccgtcacGGAAACGCAAGGACCACGACAGCAGCGAGCCCTGCCGGGAAGGGGGGAAGCGACCTAGGGCCTCAGTGGATCCGCCTCCGCGGAAGGAGGAAAGGCCACGGCGAGAGTCAGGTGCAAATGGAGATCCACAGCGCGGCGCAGCGCCTAATGTAAGCATCCACTactgtttgttttcttatactactgTTCATGCTTTATAGTGATGTGATTTATGTTTCTGAAATTTGCGAAGTGATTCCTGATATGCTTGAGTTTGAGTACCAATTTGATTTGATGACGAACTCATAATTATACATTTAGTGATATACCTGTCCTACTACTTTCTGTTTGTAAAAACTGTGAGGAAAGGTTTGCTGTTGAAGATGATATTTACATTGCTGGTGAATATGATGCTTATTTAGTGAAATATACGAGGGTCTACAGTTCGTCTTCTCTTTAATTAAAACGTTCATGTCAGGTTCATCGTTAATTGATTCCATTCATATGCTGACTTTGCGTCTTAATTATATTTTGCAGGGTGGTGCTCTCAATTCTGCACCTGCTGTTGTGGTGCCATCTGCTGACCCTGTTCCTTCAAAGGTATATTCGATCACTGCCACCATTGAAAATGGGGGAGTTAGTATTAGGTCTGACGAAGTTACCGGAAAATCTAGTGCAGATGGAACTGCAAATTCATCTGCTGGCAGAAGTAGCAACTTAAGTCTTGATGCTTTAGCGAAAGCTAAAAAGGCTTTGCAACTGAAGAAGGAATTATCAGAAAAACTCAAGAGAGTACCTGTGGTAAGACAATACAGCTATTATTACTGCTAGTCCTTTGCTTCATTGTTCTTTTTATACTTTTGTAACCATTCTAAGCTCATGTTTCCCCACACAGCTTAATTAACTTGGTACTGCTATTCCTGATACACAGATTCCTTCACAAGAGATTGCTACTAAGAGGGGATTTCGCCAGGATCCACAGTTTGCACCTTCTATCAACATGCTCCCTGGTACATCCAGTGGACTGAATGTTCCTCAAAGACCTGCCAAGGCCCCTGTTCTCCGTCTTGATGCTCAAGGTAGGGAAATCGATGAGCATGGAAATGTTATCAGCATGACCAAGCCAAGCAACCTGAGTACTCTGAAGGTAAACTTCTTCTGAGACTTAACATATATTTCAGGCTGATATATAGTTCTGTACATTAACTAACTACTTTTGGTTCATCCTTTGCTAGGTCAACATTAACAAGCAGAAGAAGGATGCATTCCAGATTATCAAACCAGACTTGGAGTCGCTTGCAAAATCCACTGTTCATTTTGATGAAAGGATGGGCATCAACCCAACCAAGCTCCTTCGTCCTAAAAGGCCAGGATTCCAGTTTATTGAGGAAGGCAAACTTTCGAGGGAGGCTGAATTGCAGAGGATTAAGGTCTGTAAGGATTAACCTTTTTTTGAATATATTAATTGCAGTCATGTTTTAGTTTATTGTCCCTTTGGTACCTAAACTTAATAGTTTGATTTGATTGTGCAGAATCAATTTGGTGAAGCACAAGCCAAAGAGCATAAAGTAAATCAAGCTCATTCTGCCGAGGCAAAGGTGAGAGTTGACATGAACCCAAAGCTAATTGAAATTGCTCCTGGTGGAAGGCCTCCGATGCAGAAGCAGAAGGAAGAGATTCCGGATATTGAGCCATGGTTTGCTGCTACCTCACTCTGTTGATTGTTTGTAGCTCTCCTTTATCAGTATACAGCtacttactatgcctattttatttCTTTCCAGGGACTCAAAAATCCTGATATCTGCCACGTACGAGGACATCTCCTTGGAAAAGCTTAATATGGATAAGATCACCATCTACGTGCAACATCCAGAGCCATTGGAACCACCGGCTAAGCCCATGACACCACCGCCTCAGCCACTTAAGCTTACTAACAATGAACAGAGGAAGTATAGAACACAGAGGCGCCTCGCTACGGAAAAAGATAGGCAAGAAATGATTAGGCAAGGCCTCTTGGAGCCACCAAAGCCCAAGGTCAAGATGAGCAACCTTATGAAAGTACTTGGTGCACAAGCTACACAGGACCCGACACGCATGGAGATGGAAATACGAATGGCTGCTGCAGAGCGTGAGCAGGCTCACGTCGACCGCAACATTGCCCGCAAACTCACGCCATCTGAGCGCCgcgagaaaaaggagaggaagcttTTTGATGATCCTGACACAGTAGACTGTTTCACTGTTTGTGTGTACAGAGTCAGAGACCTGTCACACAGTCAGACACGCTTTAAAGTGGACGCGAATGCCCGAGACAACCGGTTGACTGGCGCTGCAGTTATCACGGATGGTATAAGTGTTGTGGTTGTGGAAGGAGGGGTGAAGTCGATCAAGAGGTACAATAACCTGATGCTTAACAGGATTGACTGGGCTGCTGCAGTTGGCGACGAGGATAATGATGCCGACGAGGAACCAGACAAGCCGGTGAATAGCTGTGCATTAGTATGGCAAGGTAGTGTGGTGAAGCCTGCCTTTCCCAGGTGGTTCGGTGTGCGTAAGTGCCAGAGTGAGGCTGCTGCCAAGAAGGTGTTTTTAGATTCTAAAGTTGCACACTACTGGGACCTGGCTGTCAACTTCTCGGAAGATTTGTCTTGAGCTCAAACTTCTGTTGAGGACAGTGAGAGCGATAGCTGTGGATCACTATACTTTGTATTGTCACCAACATGCCATTTTTAGACTGTTGGTGAATTGAACGCATGAAAGGGCTGTTGGATTTTTGCAATATGCTTTCAAATAAAATCTACTAGTAGGCCTTATCAGTTTAAGATTGTGCAGGCCTTGAATATTTTTATGCTGCGAATTACAGTATATTGTTGCGTGCGTTGCTAGGTCGATGAAGTTGCTATGCTGTTTTCGACGGATGTTGCTGTGAACTACGATCTAAACTTTTACGTCCCTGGATTATATATACTCCATGACAGTAACCTCTGAGTAACTTTTTATAGGACGTTTCTGTAGTACATGACAGTGTAAAAAAAGTCTTATAGTTGTGTGGTTTTGCAGCCCGGGTTCCGCAAAATAACATGTTTGAGTTTTCTTTTTACAAAACCATATGTTGTCTAATCTTTCACAACGGGCCCAAAATCAATCTAAGTGGCTTTGGCAGGAGGTGATTTTGTGCTAATTTTGCCAAGCTACTTTCCCTTTTTACCTTTGTTTCTGCTGACCATCTCATTGTCGAACACCAGCCGATGGACGTGACTTCTGTCCTCCAGCTCACCTCCCACCATGCCCCTAGCCTCTCCCTCTCCTTGCCTCTCCCCTAAACACATGCCTTCCACAACGAAGTTACCTGTGTGGGGTACGACTGCGGCCGTCAGCAATGGATGGTGGCGCACAACACTGATTGTTCCCCAGGGAGAGAAGAGCAAGGTTGTGCAATGCCAGTGTCAATTATTTCATAGCAGTTCATTGTTGGTGACGAAAGAAGGCGGCAGAATCTCGTCGGACTTTGGAAAGCTGGGTCAAAATCCAGCATTGGAGTTGGTTAAAACTTAAGGAGCTAATATGTACCatcgccacatagtcttcatctcaTAGCCCGACAAGTCATTGCCGCAACACCATCTCCTTCTTTGGCAATACTACATCTCATGTTCGGCTTTACGAGCTCTACAAAGACGGTGAATGAACCCAGCTGAAATATGTTAAGGAGGTATGAGCAGATCAAACCCCACACAAAATTTAACCAGATGGCTAAATTGCCGCTGCGAACTTGAGAAAAATGCCCAATTTTTATTTCTGGGCCGTGACTGAAAATCAATTATTATCGGTTTACCAGGAAATTCTTTATGTGTCATTTTCGCTAGTGCCATATGGTGTTATTAACTAGTTTCTCGTGCCTTGTGTTTTCTGACCGAAAGAAAAAACCTTCCCGTATCTAAAGTTTACAGCCCAATTTCTCGCACCATGTTTTTTCCACCCCAAAATTTCCTCCTAATTTCTTGTGCCTTGTGATTCCCCTATGATCCTCAACATGAATTGGGCGGGTTTTTCCGGCCCAATTTCCTCCTAATTGGGCGGGTTTTTCCGGCCCAATTTCTCGTTCCGCACCGTGTGCTTCCCGCACAATTTTTTTTTGCATCGGGTGTCTCTCGCCCAATTGCCATTTCTTTTGAGTGATCAAGCAAGACCTTAGCTACTAGGTCCACTCTAGCACGAGCTAACAAATCCTACTTGGACTCTATAACCAATACGAAACCAACCAGGACACAAAACGACTAGGATACGGACACTTACACAATGAGTTCAGCACGCAAGCCGTCTCATACGAAAAAAAGCTGGTGTTGGGATAAGACGCTGCGGCCTGCTGGAACGTTTTCCGATCATAGTTGGTCTCAGATGCTACTCCCCTTTCCGTTTACAAATCTGGTCGATCTCTTCTGGGATCCGACGAGAACCGCAAGCGTCCCGAGCAGCGCCGGCCGTCGTAGGTCCTTCCCCGCGCGGGCGGAGCCAGTAGGGGGGCNNNNNNNNNNNNNNNNNNNNNNNNNNNNNNNNNNNNNNNNNNNNNNNNNNNNNNNNNNNNNNNNNNNNNNNNNNNNNNNNNNNNNNNNNNNNNNNNNNNNNNNNNNNNNNNNNNNNNNNNNNNNNNNNNNNNNNNNNNNNNNNNNNNNNNNNNNNNNNNNNNNNNNNNNNNNNNNNNNNNNNNNNNNNNNNNNNNNNNNNNNNNNNNNNNNNNNNNNNNNNNNNNNNNNNNNNNNNNNNNNNNNNNNNNNNNNNNNNNNNNNNNNNNNNNNNNNNNNNNNNNNNNNNNNNNNNNNNNNNNNNNNNNNNNNNNNNNNNNNNNNNNNNNNNNNNNNNNNNNNNNNNNNNNNNNNNNNNNNNNNNNNNNNNNNNNNNNNNNNNNNNNNNNNNNNNNNNNNNNNNNNNNNNNNNNNNNNNNNNNNNNNNNNNNNNNNNNNNNNNNNNNNNNNNNNNNNNNNNNNNNNNNNNNNNNNNAGGGGGGGCTAATACTAATCTACTGATTGTTAGTACTTACGTACCGACCATTAGCAAAGGGTATAGGCTTTTATCCATGCGTGCGTATATTCCTGGCTGGCCCAAGCCCAAAACAAATGGCGTTTTGGTGGTTTTCCCGTCCGTGAATCACCGATCCATCTGTAATACACACATACAGGCCGTTCGTTTCTATTCCATGCAGTTTGACCTAATCAAGCTCCACCTGATCTCTTTGCCGCCACCGCTAGGATAGGGTTTAATCTTTCGTTATCATCGACCATCGTCGCCATCACACTAAGGCATAGGCGCCCACAATCTTTCGAAAGCACGAAACCTTCCATGCTTGACCAGCGATGGTTGCCGCATGCCTGCGGCCTGCGGAAACAATGCTCATCCGAGCAGATGGGACGAGtcggaaaagaattctatgagaccaggtctcacgggttAGCAGATAAGACCCATCCTGATGAATGACACgtgacattcacaaatcacaaagcatctaccccacccccacttgaaatcaggggggagagattagatgctttgtgatttgtgaatgccacatgtcatccaTCGGGACGAGTCTCACCTGctttatatgagacctggtctcatataatttttttccggaCGAGCCGGGGCGACGAGccggaaaagaattctatgagacaaGGTCTCACGGGTTAGCAGATAAGACCCATCCCGATGAAtggcacgtggcattcacaaatcacaaagcatctaccccATCCCCCACTTGAAATCAggggggagagattagatgctttgtgatttgtgaatgccacatgccatccatcagggcgggtctcacctgctttatatgagacctggtctcatataatttttttccggaCGAGCCGGGGCTGGATTTGATTTCTTTTCTGAGGGATTGCCGGGGCTGGAGTTGATACTCTAGCAAGGTATGTATTCTTGAGACGCTGCTCACTTTTTTCTAATATACTACATATTGATTCTATATGCTTATGTAGGTTTGCGTTGACATATATCAAGTATATCAAGTAAATGTAAGTGGTGTCCCAAGCAGTGATTGACTTTCAATTCAAAACTATATGAACGCAAGCTAAATCCTGCTGTTTAGTTATACATGATTGGTCATGTTCTTCTTAAACCTATAGCTAGACCTGCCCGATCGGTAGTGATATCTGGATATAAAAACTCTTCTGTAGTTTGTGAGACACAAAAATTTCTGGGCTTCGTTGTTGCCTCGCCCCCCCTATGTCTAAATCCTGGCTCCGCCTCTACCTGCGCCACCACCGCCCCTTTCACGAGCATGAGACCCCCAAGCAGTAGCATCGATGAACATGAATGGAGGGGTCGAGAAACAGTCAAGCAGCAGCGCAATATTCAGCCCCAAGGAAGCTGCTTTAGGCAGACGCAGatccaggtgccggtggcggcgccgtctgtgaggggggccacaacccggagatgtgtgccgcctcttcgaacatgccacaacaccacccgattgtggtaggtcatcccatagaaacacttgggagcaatgtcccctccgtatagacccgatgcggctgtttccgccctccaggtgccggcgacggcgctgtccgtgagggggtgatgaggatacagacgtggggtagggtcataggcctgacctatacgccctacccaaggtcactaccctggaataTAAAAGGACCAAGAGACAACAGGAGAGCCCCGGTTGtacacgtcgagtgcaatccactcgacagccACATCACTCGGAGGTCTTCCtccctaccgtcactcgaccatatggagaATCACTCGACCATGCTGAAGGCCAGGAGTCACTCAATGCTGTAACGGTCAgggattcactccgtagtctttaagatcattaatagcacttaaggtcgacgttaccagtaacgcccagactttatgtacattaaaccccttgtaatggaggacgactgaggtcctggcgcactctatataagccaccccctcctctaggacaaggattcgcaccccctgtaacactactagggaaaatcttatacacagaatcttaccagtagcgcgtgttaaaatgaggctgctaattagcagtagcgcgtctgccaaaaccgcgctactgttacccccttagcagtagcgcggcaggaacttAACgcactactactataattgccacaccgttcccgacgtgctaggtatagtagtagcgcccttctagaaacgGCGCTACTACTACCGATTTTAGCAGCAAAGCGTTTTCCCCTCGCACGCTACTGTTAAATCTATTCTGACCTAAtcccccgcgcggcctgattccctcctcttcctcccccagttcaccactctctcttctccccctcgtcgcctctgcctcgccgccgtctcccccgaccccgcctcgcggccgtctcccccgaccccgcctcgccgccgtctccccggccTCGCCTCGCCGCCATCTTCCCCGACCCCGCCTCNNNNNNNNNNNNNNNNNNNNNNNNNNNNNNNNNNNNNNNNNNNNNNNNNNNNNNNNNNNNNNNNNNNNNNNNNNNNNNNNNNNNNNNNNNNNNNNNNNNNNNNNNNNNNNNNNNNNNNNNNNNNNNNNNNNNNNNNNNNNNNNNNNNNNNNNNNNNNNNNNNNNNNNNNNNNNNNNNNNNNNNNNNNNNNNNNNNNNNNNNNNNNNNNNNNNNNNNNNNNNccccatctctctccccgccctttgtaagcactctcccctccgatccctcttgttaatttgcttagtatgaaccctagctatttagtgctaggtagtatgaaccctaggctatttttagtgttagttagttaatttagtgttagttagttagttagtatgaacccttagcagtagttcctaggtactaattagttagtaagaactaggtactaattagctaggtactagtttatttttatttatagtaagtttattttcagtaagaactaattgaattaatagaacatgttagtaagaacttgttgctatttttttagttaaagcaatttttcccgcatcgacgtggacgatgcctatcccgcatcctcgtcgtcgagtcggtggaggacgacacctgcttgatcagatgggccatgtccgggactgggctccgctggggtggtactgggaggcgctacctaccggggggcgcaggttggtgaggagccagcctgtcgttgacctgaaccttctttggtggcggcctcgtgggccagtgacggtccagaggct is drawn from Triticum dicoccoides isolate Atlit2015 ecotype Zavitan chromosome 4A, WEW_v2.0, whole genome shotgun sequence and contains these coding sequences:
- the LOC119287869 gene encoding protein RDM16-like, which translates into the protein MLPGTSSGLNVPQRPAKAPVLRLDAQGREIDEHGNVISMTKPSNLSTLKVNINKQKKDAFQIIKPDLESLAKSTVHFDERMGINPTKLLRPKRPGFQFIEEGKLSREAELQRIKNQFGEAQAKEHKVNQAHSAEAKVRVDMNPKLIEIAPGGRPPMQKQKEEIPDIEPWDSKILISATYEDISLEKLNMDKITIYVQHPEPLEPPAKPMTPPPQPLKLTNNEQRKYRTQRRLATEKDRQEMIRQGLLEPPKPKVKMSNLMKVLGAQATQDPTRMEMEIRMAAAEREQAHVDRNIARKLTPSERREKKERKLFDDPDTVDCFTVCVYRVRDLSHSQTRFKVDANARDNRLTGAAVITDGISVVVVEGGVKSIKRYNNLMLNRIDWAAAVGDEDNDADEEPDKPVNSCALVWQGSVVKPAFPRWFGVRKCQSEAAAKKVFLDSKVAHYWDLAVNFSEDLS